Proteins encoded in a region of the Methylosinus trichosporium OB3b genome:
- a CDS encoding F0F1 ATP synthase subunit gamma, with the protein MSERSADISAHIVATRQLESVITAMRGVAAIRTREAQSRLSGVRAYAGALGDAISAALALSAEAPPSRLGSERRTAGGHIVLAFCSERGFVGAFNERILEAAARFADGAERPAVFIIGERGATLAQERGSRADWTLPMPSRVDDAPSLADRIAQELYGRLGEGLADRVTLVHGAPGVAGIEIVARSLVPLDLARFPPASAAAPPLVMLPPRALVEGLAQEYVFAELCEAAVLSFAAENEARMRAMIEARDNAHKTLERLEARRRQTRQEEITEEIIELARPAPRRTRARRGEG; encoded by the coding sequence ATGAGCGAGCGTTCCGCCGACATCAGCGCCCATATCGTCGCGACCCGGCAGCTCGAGAGCGTCATCACGGCGATGCGCGGCGTCGCCGCCATCCGAACGCGCGAAGCTCAGTCGCGACTTTCTGGCGTGCGCGCCTATGCCGGCGCGTTGGGCGACGCCATTAGCGCGGCGCTGGCGTTGAGCGCGGAAGCGCCGCCTTCGCGGCTCGGCTCGGAGCGCCGGACGGCCGGCGGCCACATCGTCCTGGCGTTTTGCTCGGAGCGCGGCTTTGTCGGCGCATTCAACGAGCGCATCCTCGAAGCGGCGGCGCGGTTCGCGGACGGCGCCGAGCGCCCGGCTGTGTTCATCATCGGCGAGCGCGGCGCGACGCTCGCGCAAGAGCGCGGATCGCGCGCGGATTGGACTCTTCCCATGCCGTCGCGCGTCGACGACGCGCCGTCGCTCGCCGACCGCATCGCGCAAGAGCTCTATGGACGCCTGGGAGAGGGGCTCGCCGATCGCGTGACGCTCGTCCACGGCGCGCCGGGCGTGGCCGGAATCGAGATCGTCGCGCGCTCGCTCGTGCCGCTCGATCTCGCCCGCTTTCCGCCCGCGTCCGCCGCGGCTCCGCCCCTCGTCATGCTGCCGCCGCGCGCGCTCGTCGAGGGCCTCGCGCAGGAATATGTCTTCGCCGAATTATGCGAGGCGGCGGTGCTGTCCTTCGCGGCGGAGAACGAGGCGCGAATGCGCGCGATGATCGAAGCCCGCGACAATGCGCACAAGACGCTCGAGCGACTGGAGGCTCGGCGCCGGCAAACACGTCAGGAGGAGATCACCGAGGAGATTATAGAGCTCGCGAGGCCCGCGCCCCGCCGGACGCGCGCTCGTCGAGGCGAAGGCTAA
- a CDS encoding cyclase family protein produces MMRRFDFRRALLGAILGLGASSSALGQSLDLASARIIDLTHPFDSKTIYWPTSPSGFELKPLFNGVTKGGFFFAANSFCSPEHGGTHLDAPRHFAQGHWTSADIPIERFVGPAVVIDISAKAAENSDYRLQPEDIAAFEAAHGRIGEGAIVLLRTGWSTRWGDRKAYLGDDAPGDASHLHFPGFGAEAAALLANERRVRMIGLDTASVDHGPSQDFPVHRIVAAADVSGLENLANLEQLPPTGAIVFALPMKITNGTGGPARIIAVIPR; encoded by the coding sequence GACTTCCGCCGCGCTCTGCTCGGGGCGATTCTCGGCCTCGGCGCGTCATCGAGCGCGCTCGGCCAGAGCCTCGACCTCGCTTCCGCTCGGATCATCGATCTCACCCATCCCTTCGATTCGAAAACAATCTATTGGCCGACCTCGCCCTCGGGCTTCGAGCTGAAGCCTTTGTTCAATGGCGTGACCAAGGGCGGCTTCTTCTTTGCGGCGAACAGCTTCTGCTCGCCCGAGCATGGCGGCACGCATCTCGACGCCCCGCGCCATTTCGCGCAGGGCCATTGGACCAGCGCCGATATTCCGATCGAGCGCTTCGTCGGCCCGGCGGTGGTCATCGACATTTCCGCCAAGGCCGCGGAGAACAGCGATTATCGGCTGCAGCCGGAGGACATCGCCGCCTTCGAGGCGGCGCATGGGCGAATCGGCGAGGGCGCGATCGTCCTGCTGCGCACGGGCTGGAGCACGCGCTGGGGCGACCGCAAGGCCTATCTCGGCGACGATGCGCCCGGCGACGCGAGCCATCTGCATTTCCCCGGCTTCGGCGCGGAAGCGGCCGCGCTGCTGGCGAATGAGCGGCGTGTGCGGATGATCGGCCTCGACACCGCCAGCGTCGACCACGGGCCGTCGCAGGATTTCCCGGTGCATCGAATCGTCGCGGCGGCGGATGTGAGCGGCCTCGAGAATCTGGCCAATCTCGAGCAATTGCCGCCGACGGGCGCGATCGTCTTCGCTTTGCCGATGAAGATCACCAATGGCACGGGCGGCCCCGCGCGGATCATCGCCGTGATCCCGCGCTGA